In the genome of Armatimonadota bacterium, the window CCGCCATCATGAAGTTCCAGTTCATGAAGGCCCCGAAGAAGGCCGCAATTCCGGTGAACACGCCCAGCACGAGGGCGATGCCGACCACCAGTTCGCCATACGCGATGAGCTTGCCGAAGAAGCCCTCCGCACCGATGCTCAGCAGCCACGCGAGGAAGTCCCGGTACCAGTCAAAAGCCACGGGCGGCCGGGCCGGCGGAGGAGGGATCTGGATGGCCCGCTCCCAGAACCCGCGCACCGCGGCTCCGGTCACCACCCAGTCCGGGTTCGTGATCTTGTGCAGGGAGGCCTCGATCCACTCATAGCCCAACCACAGCCGCAACAGCAGCCAAACCCACGCGAACCGGGTGCTGTTCAGGAGTGCCCGGACGAAGGGTGGATCCTCGAAGTACTGGGGATTCCGTGCCATCTCCATCACCTCCGGCTCCAGCCTACTTCGGGCGGCGTCTCCGCGGGATCCGTCCGGGGTCCGATTTCCGGGTCGGGGGGCGACCGGAGGGAAGCGGGGTGGGGAGCGGGGGAAGAATCGAGGCCGTGCGATTCGCATCGGGCTCGGATCGGATCCCGCATCCGGCCTGGGCCCGATGGACCGCAGGACAACGCAGGCCTACGCTTTTGTTTGGGTCGCTCAGACGGCACACGGAGGGGAGAATGGAAGCGCTTGACCGCGTCCTCATCCGCTACACCTGGTTTGTGGCGCTCCTCACCCTGGCCGGCGTGGTGGCGGTGGCGATACAGCTCGGTGCCCAGCGGACCACGGGGGGCGCTCTTCCCACCCCTGAGCCCGCCCCCGCGGTCCAGCGTGTGGAGGTGACCTTGCGGGAGTTCAAGTTCGAGCCCGCGCGGTTGGAGGTGCCCGCGGGCCGGATGGTGCTCGTGGTCCGCAACGAGGGCCTGATCCCCCATGATCTCTCCATCCCGGGCCTCGGGAAGAAGACGGAGTACATCGCGCCCAAGAAGGAGGCGACCCTGGAGCTCGAGCTGCGGCCGGGCACGTACCCCTTTGAGTGCACGGTGAGCGGGCACAGGGAGGCGGGGATGCACGGGACGCTGGTGGTGCGGTAATGAGGAGGAAACCATGCAACGAGTGGTGATCCTGGGAGGGGGAAGCGGAGGGGTCGTGGCCGCCAAACGGCTCGCGGACTGGTCCCGGCCGGGGGAAGTAGAGGTGGTGCTCATAGACCGCAATCCTTGGCACGAGTACCGGCCCAGCTACCTGTGGGTGATGACCGGGAAGCGCGAGCCGGACGCGGTGCGGCGCCCGTTGAAGCTGCTGGAGGCGCGGCACGGCACCCGGGTGGTCCAGGCCACGGTGACCCGCATCGACCCGGATGCCCGTTCGGTGGAGACGGATGCGGGGAGCTTCACGTACGACTTCCTCATCGTGGCCCTGGGCGCGGTGCTGCGGGAGGACCCTCGCACGCAGGGGTCCGAAGGGCCATGGGAGCTGGAGCACGCGGTGCGGCTGCGGGAGCGACTGCGGAATTTCCGCGGCGGGCACGTGGTGGTGGGCCCTGTGGAGTGGCCCTACCGGTGTCCACCCGCGCCCTTCGAGGTGGCCTTCCTGCTGCGGTACCTCGCGGACCAGCGCCACATCTCCGACCGCACCCGCATCACCGTGATCCACCCCTGGCAGCAGCCCATGGAGGCCTTCGGTCCCCTGATGGTGGAGGGATTCTGTAGGTTTTTAGAGCAGTTCCGGGTGGAGTTCCAGGGTGGGTTCCAGCTCGCGGAGCACGATCCCGACAGCCGCGGGCTGCGTGCGTCGGACGGCCGGGCCCTGGAGTACGACCTGGCCATCCTGATTCCGCCGCATGCGCCGCCCGATCCCGTACGCACCTCTCCCCTCGCGGGTCCCGGGGGCTACATGGACGTCACGCTGCCGAGCATGGCCTCGCCGCGTTATCCTGAAGTATTCGGGATCGGCGATGTGGTGGCTCCCACCATCGGGCTGGGCATGGCCGGGGTGTTCGCCCACTTCCAGGCGGATCACGTGGCAAGCCAGATCCTCGACCGCATCCGGGGTGCCTACCTAGGCGAGCTGTACAACATGGTGGGGGTGTGCGTGATGGACACGGGATACATGGGGGCTGCGGTGTGGTGTGACTTCACGGATAAGCTGTACGGTCGCTCCCCGTATCCGGACTGCCGGCTGCTGGGAGGGATGCGCCTATTTCGGGCGGTGAAGGTGGGGTTCGAGCGCATGTGGTTTGCGAGCCTGTTCGGCGCGTAGGAGGACTCGGATGGAGGAATCTCGGGTGCAGGTTTTGGACCGGATGCTGGAGAAGCTCGGCGAGCACGCGGACGCGGTGGTGCAGTTTTTGGAGGTCCTCGGAAAACTTCACCGCACGGGACTCTTGGCCGTGGTGGATGGAGTCCTGGAGGAGTTCGACGAGGTCTTCAACGCGGCCACCCGGCCCGAGCTCATGACCATGGTGGCCAACCTCATGATGCTGCTGGGTGCGGTGGGGCAGGTGCGCTACGAGCCCTTCTTCCGGGCAGCCATGCACGCCCCGCAAGCGGTGAACGAGAAGCTGGACACGCTGGTGGGACGGTCCCGACCTCTGCGCCTGATGGAAGCCTGGGACCTGCTGCGCAGTCCCGAGGTGGCCGCGGCTTTGGAGGTCCTGGTGACGGCCCTGCGGGCCATGCGGCCACCGGTTCAGGAAGGAGGGAGGTGAACGAGGATGCGGAACGTGGGGCGTGTGGATCGGATCCTCCGAGCCGTCCTGGGCGTAGTCCTTGCGATCCTGGCCTTCCGCACGACAGGCGTCTGGGTCTGGATCGCCGGGTTCGCGGCCGCGGTGGCGCTGCTCACCGCGGCGGTGGGCTACTGCCCCCTCTATGGACTCCTGGGCATCCGGACCTGCCCGGCGGAGACACCTCGGGCCACGGGTTAGGGATCGGGCACGGCGCCGCTATCCGAGGGGCGGTCCCACGATCTCGATCCCGAACCGGCGTGCGGTCTCCATGAGTGCCTCTGCGGCCTCCGGGGTGGGGGGCCCGGACGGAGGCGGCAGTTCAGGACGCGGGGCGGGCCGCGCCATCGCCCGCACGAAGTTCTCGAAGTCCCGCTGCGCGGTGACCGTGAGCCACCGCGCGCCGTCGGGCGACTCGACCCGGTAGGTGTGCGCGATGCCCTTGGGCGCGAGCAGAACCTGTCCGGCACCTACCGTCCGATCCTCCCCGCCCACGTGTAAGCGGAGGGCCCCTTCCAGGATGCAGAAGACCTCGTCCTCGGTGTGGTGCACGTGCAGGGGTGGGGAGTCCCCTGCAGGGGCCCGGTGCTCAAGGACCGAGATGTGGTCGGCGTTCTCCGCCCAGCTGACCCGCACGGTAACCAGGGTGTCCAAAAACCACAGGGAGTCGGTTGTCATCGGTGACCTCCACTGTCTTGTGTACAGCCAGAGGTGAAACTAAACCCACCGCCGCACCGGCCGAATCCCCAGGAATCAGTATTCGGGTGAGGATTTGACGGGCGGTCCCGGCGCCGGCGCGGTGAGGAGTCCCCAGGCCATCTACCGGTCGGATCGCCTCGGTGGTGGCGGGCGCCGGATCCGGGTGCGGCAGGAGCAGGAATCCCTGAGCGCAAGCCGGGGCGGCTGCCCGGATCCGGCGGGCTGGAAACGCCCCAGGGTACCGTTTGCGCCCGGTGACGGACGAGGAGCTGCTGCCGCTTTCGGAGCGCAACCCAGGCTACCAGCTCGAGCGCACCGCGGACGGGAGGCTGGTGGTGAGTCCCACGGCGTGCGTACCTCCGGAACGGCGCACGAATCGGGGTCCTGATCGATCCGTATGCCCGCACCGGGGAGGTGTACCGGCCCGCGGGGGAGCCCGAACGGTACGTGGCCCGCGTCCTGCTCCTCGCGGGCGACGGGGTCCCTCCGGCTGGCAGACCTATTGGGGTTGACGGGCTCCTACGCGCGAGGACGGGACGTCCAGATCCAGACGACAAGCACCAGGTTGATTACGATGGGAGGCAGAACGGTGCGTGCCGTGTAGGCCCCCGTGAGCCAGAAATAGAGGAGGTCCACCGTCGTCAGCAGCAGTCCTCCCGCGAAGACCCAGGCCAGGCGGCCATACCGCTCGGTGTCCTGGGACGCCAGGAAGGCCAGCGTCCCGATCACGATCAGCGAGCTCCCCCAGCCGGAAGTGACGGCGGGGTCCTTGATCGGGTAGGCGAACACCGCGGCACCGATGGACGGGAAGAACAGTACGATGCCCGCCAGCGCGGTCCACACGCCGTTCACCAGGAGTGCTGTACGCACGGGTGCACCTCCTCATGACCCTCGTGCAATCTCAACCGAGATTGGTCTTGGCGCACTTCGCCCCGGCGTCGGCCACCAGGAATGTGCCGTCCTCATAGTGACAGGCCGCTCCAACTGAGCCGTACCGCGCGCCTTCTAGCGGTGGCGTTGCCGGTTTCTCGGACTCGATGGCCACGAGGCTCCAGGCGTCGCTTTGTATCGTAAGGCTGCCGGGCCGCAGGCGGCATCACGAGGATTCAGTATTTGGCGGGTGTCCTGTGCCGCCCCGACCGGAACTCTCACGCCGGCGGTTTGATCCCCTGCTGGACGGCCCAGGTGGCGATCTGGGCGCGGGAGGAGAAGTCCAGCTTGCCCAGGATGTGCTGGACGTGGGTGGCGGCGGTGTGCTCGCTGATAAAGAGGCGCCGGGCGATCTCGCGGTTCGACAGCCCCAGGGCCACGAGACTCGCCACCTCCAGCTCGCGGGGGGTGAGCGGTTCGGCCCGCGCCGGTCCGGCCTGCGGGACGGTCCGGCGGACGCGCACCCCCATGGCCTCGGCTGCCGCAACGCTCAGGGGAAGGACTGCCCCGGCGGCAGCCGCGCGCCTGAGGGCTTCGGGTCCGAGGTGCTCCTTTATGGTGGCACGGGCGTGCGCCAGTCGGTCGGGACGTACGTTTGCCGGGAACCAGCCGGGCCGCCGGACGACGCCGACGCGGTCGAGCAGCGCCTCGGCAGCGCCGAAGAGCCGCGCGGCCTGCTCTGCCTGCTCGTTCTCTGCCGCCAGCACCGCCATCCCTTCCAGGCACCGCGCGACCCCGAGCCGGTCGCCGGCCCGCTCGAACAGCTCCAGGGATTGCCGGTAAAGGCCCAGGCTGCGCTGGTCTTCGTTCGCGTCCTGCGCGACTACGGCGAGTTCCCGCAGGGAGGAGGCGATCATCACCGGCTCCCCCAGCTGCCGGCGGAGGTGCAGGGCCTCGGCCTGCAGCCGCCCTGCCTGGGTGTGGTCGCGGTGCGCCAGGGCGACGCGGGCCAGGTGGACCAGCGCCTGGGCGATGCCGTCCCGTTCTGTGCGCGCTTCGAACGCCCGCAGGCACGCCTCGCCCAGGGCCGCGGCCTGGACGAGCTCGCCCTCGGCCAGGGCCACGGCGGCCAGGCCGTAGGCGGACCAGGCCGCTCCGCGGTCGTCGCCGAGTTGCCGGGAGAGGGCGAGGCTGCGTTCAAAGGGCTGTCGGGCGCTCGTGAAATCGTCCGCCTCGAGGGCCACCAGTCCCAGCAGCCGCGCCGCGGTGGCCGTCCCCTGTCGGTCCTGAAGCTCCTCGAAGAGCGCCAGGCTCTGGGCGGCCAGCTCCCGGGCCCGCGCCAGCTCGCGCCGGTCCCGGGCCACGAGGGCCAGGGTCCGCAGCGCGTGCGCCTCAGCCTGGCCGTCTTTCAGCCGCCTGGCGAGGACGATGGCCTCCTCGGCCAGGGCGGTCGCCTCCGCGTGTTCGCGGGCCCGCCAGGCAAGGACCGATGCGCCGTGCAGGACTTGCAGGCGCAGAGCCGTCGGGTCCGCGGGCACCAAGGGCAGCGCGGCCGCGGTCCAGGCGCGTCCTTCCATCCAGTAGCCCCGGACGTTCCAGAAGCGCCACAGCGCGGCGGCGAACCGGGGAAGCAGCGCAGTGTCTCTGGCCTGACGCGCCCGGTCCAGCGCCGCGCGGATGTTGGGATAATCGCGGTCCAGCCGGTCGAGCCACCGCCCCTGTTCCG includes:
- a CDS encoding DoxX family membrane protein, with amino-acid sequence MARNPQYFEDPPFVRALLNSTRFAWVWLLLRLWLGYEWIEASLHKITNPDWVVTGAAVRGFWERAIQIPPPPARPPVAFDWYRDFLAWLLSIGAEGFFGKLIAYGELVVGIALVLGVFTGIAAFFGAFMNWNFMMAGTASTNPMMFLVSILLILAWKVAGYYGLDYWLLPALGTPWRPGRVFRPAEQTS
- a CDS encoding cupredoxin domain-containing protein translates to MEALDRVLIRYTWFVALLTLAGVVAVAIQLGAQRTTGGALPTPEPAPAVQRVEVTLREFKFEPARLEVPAGRMVLVVRNEGLIPHDLSIPGLGKKTEYIAPKKEATLELELRPGTYPFECTVSGHREAGMHGTLVVR
- a CDS encoding FAD/NAD(P)-binding oxidoreductase, coding for MQRVVILGGGSGGVVAAKRLADWSRPGEVEVVLIDRNPWHEYRPSYLWVMTGKREPDAVRRPLKLLEARHGTRVVQATVTRIDPDARSVETDAGSFTYDFLIVALGAVLREDPRTQGSEGPWELEHAVRLRERLRNFRGGHVVVGPVEWPYRCPPAPFEVAFLLRYLADQRHISDRTRITVIHPWQQPMEAFGPLMVEGFCRFLEQFRVEFQGGFQLAEHDPDSRGLRASDGRALEYDLAILIPPHAPPDPVRTSPLAGPGGYMDVTLPSMASPRYPEVFGIGDVVAPTIGLGMAGVFAHFQADHVASQILDRIRGAYLGELYNMVGVCVMDTGYMGAAVWCDFTDKLYGRSPYPDCRLLGGMRLFRAVKVGFERMWFASLFGA
- a CDS encoding DUF2892 domain-containing protein; its protein translation is MRNVGRVDRILRAVLGVVLAILAFRTTGVWVWIAGFAAAVALLTAAVGYCPLYGLLGIRTCPAETPRATG
- a CDS encoding cupin domain-containing protein gives rise to the protein MTTDSLWFLDTLVTVRVSWAENADHISVLEHRAPAGDSPPLHVHHTEDEVFCILEGALRLHVGGEDRTVGAGQVLLAPKGIAHTYRVESPDGARWLTVTAQRDFENFVRAMARPAPRPELPPPSGPPTPEAAEALMETARRFGIEIVGPPLG
- a CDS encoding tetratricopeptide repeat protein, with product MRARFTPAAGARLPPAPDRLIGREEELACIRSLLLRDDVRLLTLTGAPGAGKTCLALQAASDVAGAFPGGVVFVDLAPVTQPVHVTRAIAHQLDVRLRGGPSTVRLLVQALADRHLLLVLDNFEHVLEAASDVAALVDAAPALKVLVTSREPLCLRRERQFAVPPLRVPDLSRASDPKAVISSPAVMLFVARAQAVDPTFAVTSANARAVAEICVGLDGLPLALELAAAQVKVLSPETIRERLDHRLTLLRRAARDLPARHRTLRAAVGWSYSRLEPGQQALFRRLAVFTGSFPLEAAAAVCADLAVDVLEGLASLVDKSLLQREEDLGDTPRFRMLETLREFALEQLAATGELDSAWRRHADFYLTLAERAAPALTSPEQGRWLDRLDRDYPNIRAALDRARQARDTALLPRFAAALWRFWNVRGYWMEGRAWTAAALPLVPADPTALRLQVLHGASVLAWRAREHAEATALAEEAIVLARRLKDGQAEAHALRTLALVARDRRELARARELAAQSLALFEELQDRQGTATAARLLGLVALEADDFTSARQPFERSLALSRQLGDDRGAAWSAYGLAAVALAEGELVQAAALGEACLRAFEARTERDGIAQALVHLARVALAHRDHTQAGRLQAEALHLRRQLGEPVMIASSLRELAVVAQDANEDQRSLGLYRQSLELFERAGDRLGVARCLEGMAVLAAENEQAEQAARLFGAAEALLDRVGVVRRPGWFPANVRPDRLAHARATIKEHLGPEALRRAAAAGAVLPLSVAAAEAMGVRVRRTVPQAGPARAEPLTPRELEVASLVALGLSNREIARRLFISEHTAATHVQHILGKLDFSSRAQIATWAVQQGIKPPA